From the Phyllopteryx taeniolatus isolate TA_2022b chromosome 16, UOR_Ptae_1.2, whole genome shotgun sequence genome, one window contains:
- the LOC133465555 gene encoding LIM and SH3 domain protein 1-like gives MNPLCGRCNLVVYPTEKINCLDKYWHTRCFRCEVCNMSLNMKNYKGFAKRPYCNAHYPRANFTCVADTPENIRLKQQSKMQSQVLYKEDFEKNKGKSFTVVTDTPELQRLKISQNQVSNIKYHEEFEKSKTPHLHEELKSKTQHQQPCNPAPAAFQPPAASQNYHYDPAPEPVRPAAAAPPPSAGKRYRAVYDYAAADEDEVSFMDGDVIVDVQQIDEGWMYGRVERTGQQGMLPANYVEAI, from the exons TACTGGCATACGAGATGCTTCCGCTGCGAGGTCTGCAATATGTCTCTAAACATGAAGAATTACAAAGGTTTTGCGAAGAGACCATACTGCAATGC ACACTACCCCAGGGCAAACTTCACCTGCGTGGCTGACACTCCAGAGAACATCCGTCTCAAACAGCAGAGCAAGATGCAGAGCCAG GTTCTCTACAAGGAGGATTTTGAAAAGAATAAAGGGAAATCCTTCACTGTGGTCACAGACACGCCAGAGCTGCAGAGACTCAAGATATCGCAGAATCAAGTTAGCAAC ATCAAGTACCATGAGGAGTTTGAGAAGAGCAAGACTCCACATCTCCACGAGGAATTAAAGAGCAAGACTCAGCATCAACAGCCATGTAACCCTGCCCCAG CAGCTTTCCAGCCCCCGGCTGCCTCTCAGAACTACCACTATGATCCTGCCCCTGAGCCTGTGCGCCCAGCGGCCGCTGCACCTCCTCCCAGCGCCGGG AAGAGGTACCGGGCGGTGTACGACTACGCCGCCGCAGACGAGGACGAGGTCTCCTTCATGGACGGCGATGTGATCGTGGACGTGCAGCAGATCGACGAGGGCTGGATGTACGGCCGCGTGGAGCGCACTGGCCAGCAGGGAATGCTGCCTGCCAACTATGTGGAGGCCATCTGA